TCCCTCTCCCGCTCCTTCCGATCCAAATCATGCTTCTCGTCCCTCTCCTCCTTCTTGGCTTTGTTGGAGATGGAGCTACGCTTCCGGCACGCGATTATGGGAGCTGAGGAAGAGGGCTTCTCAGGTAACGAGTCGGCCAGGTCCAGATCCTTCTTGAGCTTAGGCACGATCGGCTTCGGCTGAGGGGGAGGCGGCAGAGGCGGCGGCGCAGGCTCCACCGCTGCGGGTGGCGGTCGGGCCAGCTTCTGGATGGTGGCGGCCATCTCCTTGGCGACGAGTTGCCGGAGATGAACTGCCGCAGTGGACTCGGAAGAGTCTTTCGGGTAGAAGACAATGGCATTGTTGCAAAGGAGCAGTAGATCGCGAAAGAACTCCACGCTTGTATACGCCCTCCCGACTCCGCGCTCCAGCTTCGCTCGCACCATCGCAAGGTCCACGTGTTGCCGTATCACACTCCGGTATCGACCACTTTCCTGAAAATTACTCAGAAAAAAATATTGCTAGTACAATAAGCCAGTGATTAAATAAAGCAGGATTGGGAGAGTTTTAAACGTAACCCACTGCTCTCTATCCCGTTACGTTTCTTAGATGTAAGACGTCTTAGATGTACCGGTGATCGCGCACAACTACCAGGATCTACTCAGTTTTCATACGGACACAAATGAGATCTCCCCCAATAAGCATGGCTGTCCCGATCAGAGGCACATAACCATTAGAAATTATTGCTTGGACCACACTCAAGTAGAACAGCCAGATCCGATAACACGCCACATTAACCCTTGTGTTTCACGAATTTCCGATTGCACGTTATCTACCATGCACGTGCTCCAAGATTTGTGCTGGTCTACCTGGGAGGggtccaggcaataatttctccatAACCATTCGATTCGATCACAACAACCAGCCGTCCTTTAAAGTTGGCCACATGAAAAAGTCCGTCCATGATTACAAGCAAACTTGCTTGTAGCGAAAATCCAAGCTCGATTTACCAAGGGCTCCAGATATCAGGTCCCAGCGAAAATATAACGGACTGTGACGGACAATGGGAAAAGGTCTTTGTTCAACAACATGGTTTGCTCGACTACGTGGCAGCACCTGATTGCCCACGGCAACAACGCCGCCGCTAAATTGATTTCTGCCACGTAGACAGGCTTATCTTTCATCTGGGTGAGAAGCATAGAGCCCTTCAAGCATGAGAAGCTGGGAACCGACTATTAGGTGGAGCCATCGCGTTTCACACACAACTTGGCAATCATCATCGTTAACGCTCATCTCAAACTTCGAAGTGTAAACAGCGAACCTGCAACCGGTAGCCCCTGGAGGTCAACATGGTATTAGAAGTATCTTTATAAACACACGTGTCTGCTCAACATTGCCGTGATCTCAATCTGACGGTTATGTGGTTCATATGACAATAGGAATCAAGAAGGAATTAAGACAATCTGTCACTGCTTGGCTTAAGTCGATTAAAACTTCAGGACAAGACCGAGTCACGATATTATaggttcaaatcagatattgcaaTATCGCGCGTTAAATCCAACGATTTTCCGATGTATCTTTGGGAAAGTGGAAACCACAACATATGCTTCTCCTAAAGGCTTGGTACCTCGCGCACGGAGTACAGTCAATTTTACTTTCTTTACGGAGAAGGCATTAGGAATTTCTATTTATCGGAAAAAATCACGCGATAAATTGAAAATACCTGGCTCTCGAGCCGGCGCTCGAAAACAGAACCGAACTCGTGACACCGGATAATCTCGAGGAAGGACACCAACGGCTGTGATTCAGTGGCTATCCGCTTGGCGATGAGGGAGTCCTCGTCCGCCTCCTGCTCGTCGCCGCCGCTGCTACTGGCGGACGCCGCCTTTCCCCGCCACCCCTTCCGCCGCCTCGACAAGCTGGCGGAGCTCTGGACGTCGCTGCTCTCCTTCTCCCCCTCCGCCTCCGCCACGCCACCCTTCGACTCGGCCACCGACTCGCCAGACTCGCCCGTCTGCGGCCGCGGAAGGTCAGCCTCGGTCGCCGCCTCGCCCTTCGCTATCGTGTCCGAGCTGCCGTTGTATGACCCTTCCCCAGCGGCCTTCTCGCCCCTACCGGCGGTCGGATCGGCTTCGCCTCCGCCGGATCCCGGATTCTCTTCCGGCTTCCCGTCCTCTCCGCCGGGTTTTCCCTCATCCTTCGGATTTGTCGAGTTCGACTCATTGCACGACCCGCCGGAATCTCCGCCGGAGATCCGATCTCCGGCGAACGACCCCGGCGTAGATCCCGGCGATCCGCCCACTTTCGTATCGTCATCCTTCGGATCCTCCTCTCGCTCGCCGGCTACCGTCTCCCGCAGGCTCCGTTCTTGCTCCTCTTTGAGCTTTTTAACCTTTAATTCCAGAGACCTTAAAAAACAGAGAAAAAAACTAATCATATCCAATATCTCAAACGTCGTAAGCCCAAAACCGTCGGATTCCCATCCAACGGCACAAGAAAGATTACCccaaaaaatgccaaaaatagaaagaagacgaGGGATGCATTTCTTTACACGATCGAAAGATCGTATCGTTCGACCTCCCGCCGGAGCTCGGCCACGCGGAGCTTCCGGAGCTCCTCCAGCCAGGGGACTTCCGCCGCCGCCGAGTCATTGCCCGCGGCATCGGCGCCACCGTCAATCCCGGCGGCGACGGCGAAGCGGCGTTGGAGGTCCCGGTAGCGCTGGCGGCAGTTTTGTGGGGTGAGGAGGTGGGAGAAGGGGCTCCGGGCCTGGACCTCCATGGCGACGGAGTCCCAGCTCCGGGTGCCATGGCGGTTAACGGCACAGGCGAGGAGGAGCTCCTCCCACGTCCCCCAGATCTCGCGCTCCTGATCGCCCGATCTCGCCATCGATGATGCTCATCTTGCAGCCTCCATCGTCCTCTCGTCGCCTCCGCTGCGAGACCTAGGGTTTCCCCCCTTCTTCCTCCCCGTTTTTAGGCTTTGTTttcgttttttatttttttcctttttttttttaatttacggTTTATTTTTTCCTCCTTTCTTTTCAACTCCCCCCGGCTCTTGCTTGGGCGTATGTAAGGGATCGTTCGAGAGTTAGCGATATTTCTTTCTTATGACGAAATTACCCCTGTATGGTATGAAGAATTACACGATTGGTCAAGAGTTTTATgcgatccagggaggcaatgtgctGTTTCGGTGTTTCCTTTATTTATCGTTTTTGTTTTGGGTTTGGTAAAAGTAAGGAGAAATGGTTTAGAGTAGTAGGATGCGATTTACACCGTCCTATCCGTGGATCTATACGGTAGGCCATTGATTAAAGATGAATTTATCTAGGTAGATCCGTTTGGAGGTATAGAACAGAGAACACCTGAGACAGCAAATCAGATTTTGACAAAGCTAGTTGTTGCTtgcccaatattttatttttacctCAGAAGTTTTTTCTGAGATTGTGTTGCTGAAAATTATGGATATCGAAATTGTTATTATACCTAGTGTACTTCGTGAGTTACTTGAATCTAGCTCCAAGCAAACTTTGGATCCATAACTATTGTGGTTGGGATATTATTACTTGTGCTGTGGAGAGTGTTGGGTTATTTAGATGTTTGCACTTGATCAAAATTGCTTATGTCGATGTAATTTGAATGTCACCGAGGAAAACATAGTTCACAGGTGATATTGTCCTTGCTTTGCACTTTTTTTAAGTATCCTTTATCATCAAAGATGCCAATGTTTCTAGTGACACATGCCAGGATGTTTCTTAGCTCAAAACACTTGTCACTAGCACGATAATGACCATGTATGCAAAACTGGAAAAAATTACAAATTTCTATGACAAAGCCGTAACatgttctctctttcttctttttggtgACTGTTACAATGATATCATGGATACCTCGGATTCATATCTGGAACGTAGATTTGGAGGCATGTCGAGCCATATACTTGCTGTGAAGAGATATGTTGAGCCACATGCTTACTATAAGGAGCTATATCTGTGCTGATATGAGCTATCCTTATATGAGTTGAGCTATCCTGAGCTTCATTTATGCTGATAAGAGATATCCTGAGCCTTATTTATTCTGAGAAGAGCTATTCTGAACCTTATTTATACTGAGCTGAGGTATACTTGGCCATTTCCATATCAAGTTAAGGTATTCTATATTTAGTCATCTTTATATCATGGCAACTATCCACACCATGCAGAAAAAGCTAAAAGCAATAAATACCCCCACATGGAAGTATATATAGGCTAAAATCTCTTCACACTTTCAGCTCCTGATTAACAGCTTATGCAATTAATAGGTGGGACCTTCATGTACCATGAGGTGATATCACTCACCTAACTCAAGAAGGTCAAAAGATCAGACACGATCTTCGAGGGTATTCAATGAGGATATTTAAATTCTCCACTCAATATATTGTCAGTAATGACCTCCTCACTCTATGAGAGTGATTAAGGGTTGGATTATCTCATTCATAATGGCATATGCAACGGTCCTATAATCTCGGGATCGTACAATCATATAGCTGTTTCATCAGTTATTCGACAGTCTTCTATATAAGCAACAAAAGCTCTGAGAATCAAGATAAACCACTCAATCTTTCTCAAAGAACTCATTGCTGCTTCATtgttctctgaatctgacttgagcatcggagggtcctcaccGGAGCCACAACCTTCGATTTcgacttattttgtaggttacTCCAGCACCAGCAATCCTACGCGAGGCTTAGTCACCCTCTCTCCGATCTCGATCGATTTCaacagcaacagatagaggaagggtctATTTTTATATCATGCCACCAATGAAAACCACCACCAAACAATCGAGGCAATCTTTTACCCCTCGAACTGCCACTGATATCAGAGAAAATCATGCATCGATATCACAACAACCGACCCCTCCACATAAAAGAGGACTCAGGCCCATTTTTGGAAAGCCAAGTGAACATGAGATGGTGCCACACAAAGTTTCTTCATGGTGTTCCAATGATGCCTCTTCCAAAAATAAAAGAGCTCGTGCCAGTAGCGAGGCCCCCGCATCGCCATCACCACCAGCACCGCCATCTCTATCGGCCACGAAGATAAGCATAGATCAGTTCAATGCACCAATCTAGCAAGTATACATCTGGACCGCTGTGATCTAAACAATGCGGCGGAACAATGATGCGCAGTGGGAGACGCATCTTGCTCCCACACCTATGCCAACCCAGACTTCTATGGCGCAGTGCTCGCCATCTACATGTAATGAAGATAGGAGAATCAATAAAATAGGGAAGGTGATTACAGAAATCTCTTGATTTCTGAATTATTTTTGCCTTCTGGTCTGTGTTCGaactttaaatttgaatttttgacatgattcaaataagaaaggaggagagaattgtcaaatctagagaaaaaaaactTTAATTTCTTTGCAAGCTCATTTGCAACATCTCCAATGTGCTAGATGAAAGTCTGTTTGAGAGCCTCAAGAACAGGAGCTAACCTTGTATCCAATCGAAGCTCTTTATTCGCTCTCTCGAGACTAAAGAATTATGAGAGGCACTCGTGGCCGAGGCTGACCATGCACGGGAGTCCTGGACAATGGATCATTTGAGAAGACCCCTCAAAAAGgtaacaataataaaataaaatagtttttgCATATTTATCAGACATGGGCTAGGATGACGTAGAAGTACCGAGCGACGACGAGCTCTATCTTTGCTACTGTTTCGCTACTCTGCCCAAAGGTTGACCTACTCTTTTTCTCGCCTTCATCTACACCAAACTCACCCTGGATCCGGGGGTCCAAGGTCACCTCACTCGTCCGACACCCTTAACGATGGCGAGCCTCATCTGATCTATGGGTTTGAGGCCCTTCCACGCATATGTTACACCCGTAAATAGCGTCGAGGTCACTTATGGATGGATCCAAGGCCTCCATGCGAGCAAAAGGCCGTCCCACTTTGAAGGCCTCCAATTCTTAAACAGGAGGTTAACCTCATTCTTAAACGAAGGTAAAGGCCTCTGTTCTTAAATACGAGTGTCAACTCCATACCGACCTACTTTTTAGTAGGTGAAGGCCCTTGTTCTTAAACATGGGTATCAACTCCATGCCGACCTGCTTTTCAGTAGGTGAAGGCCCTTGTTCTTAAATACGGATGTCAGCTTCAAGCCAAACCTCATTCTTAAACAAGGTTAAAGGCCTTTGTTTCTAAACGAGGGTGGATCGAAGCTCTTTCTACAATCAAAAATGTGACCGAACTACTCCATGTTCTTGAACAAAGGGGACAGAGCTGCTCAAGCTTGGTTGGATTTCTATGTCCCAGTTTTTCTAGCATGCCCATGCACCTCTGGTCTCGAGTTCGGCTAGGTCGACAGCCACGAGCTCCCCCACATGAAAGCCGAGCTCGATGGAGCCAAGCTTTTGAGGCTCCAAAGCTTCTCTGAGCTTCCTTGCACGCGTTCATGTGCGGTCGAGGTCACCAAATCCACGGCCATAAGTTCTTCTCCACTTGCACTTCCCCTCTTCCTGCACCTAGTTCATTGGATCCGAGCTCCTCTGCTCGTGTATTCCTACTTGCATCGAGCTAACCCCAGATCTGGGGGTCCGAGGTTACTGCTATCACTCCTCTTCCCCGACGGCACCTCTGATGGTGCCAAGATGCTCACTCATGGGATCCCCTCCGTGCTCCCCAAGAGCTCCTTCGAGTTTTCTTTGTTGGGCTCTAAGACTGCTATTTTTGCACGTTGCTTTTGACAGCATCACCTCATCCAGATATGGACTCCAATGTCGCATAAGCGGGAAGGTCAGTTTCTCCGGATCAACAAAGCTCAGGGCCTCCACACATACGCAGACCTTTGCACGAAATGTAGGCAATGTGAGCCGAGTTTTATGCCAATCTGAGGTAAAGCATGCAAATCCGAGCTAAAATCTATAGATCCGAGATAAAAGCATACAGATTCGAGCTAAAAGTATGTGGGTCCGAGGTAAATCTATAAATCTGAGATCCGAGGTGAGATCATGCAGATCCATGATGTAGGCCAATTTGAAGCAAAATAAGCCTAAACTGAGATAAATAATAGGAGTCAAACAAAATCTAAAAGCTTCCAAACAGAGCTCACAACTCTCGTAGTAAAAAGCTttcaaatcttatttattatcctacattatttttttttgaacaacAAATCTTCAAATACTTAAGCTAGAGTGGAGGTCGGTCCAAGGCCACAACAATGATGTGAGATCTATGTCATCAGAGagatgacttttcaaaaaattagcctCAAAAGGTCAACATCACTAAAAAGTCAACCTAAGCAAAATAGGGTAATATCAGTTTAATCACCTAttgtttcaattgaaaaatcaaaaaatctagcTAAAGCTGGTCTGACGAGTCTTCTCATCTTTTGTGTGCAGGTTCGTAACTATGAACCTCAGACGGAGCCCGTCGATCTCTATCCGGATCAGCTCATCGAATTTTTCTCCGAGCCGTACTCCTATGGAGGACAACCTATGGGACCTCCACAGTCCGTCGAGTTATCTCCAGATCTTTCAATCCATCAATCTCTTTTCGAATCAGCTCGTCAAATTTTTCTCTGAGTCGTACTCCTACGGAGGATAACCTGTGGGACCTCTACAGCCCGTCGAGTTATCTCTAGATCCTTCAGTCCATCGATCTCTATCCGAGCCAGCTCGTCGAGTTTTTCTTCAAGCCATACTTCTGCGGAGGATAACCTATGAGACCTCCACAGCCCATCGAATTATCTCTGGGTCCTTCAGCCCATCAATCTCTATCCGAACCAGCTCGTTAAGTTTTCTTTCGAGTTGTACTCCTATGGAGGACAATCTATGGGACCTCCATAGTCCGTCGAATTATCTCCAGGTCCTCcagcccatcgatctctatccAGACTGGCTCGTCGAGTCTCTCTCCAAACCGTACTCCTGCGGAAGACAACCTACGGAACCTTCGCAGCCCGTCAAGTTATCTGGATCCTTCAACCCATCGATCTCTATCTAGGCCAACTCATCGAGTTTTTCTTTGAGCCATATTCCTATGGAGGACAACGTATGGGACCTCCGCAGCCTGTCAAGTTATCTCCAAATTCTCTAGCCCGTCGATCTCTATTCAGACTAGCTCGTTGAATTTTTCTTCGAACCGTACTCCTGTGGAAGACAACCTACGGGACCTCTGTAGCCCGTCAAGTTACCTCTAGATCCTCCAGCCCGTCAATCTTTATTCGAGCCGGCTCATCGAGTTTCTCTTTGAGCCGTACTCTTATGAAAGACAACCTACGAGACCTCTACAGTTCGTTGAGTTATCTCTGGGTCCTCCAGCCTTTCGATCTCTATCCAGatcatctcatcgagtttttctctGAGTCAGCATGTTGAGTTTCTCTCTGAGCTGTACTCCTATAGAGGATAATTACGGGACCTCCGCAATCCGTCAAGTTATCTTTGGATCCTCCAGCCCGTCGATTTCTATTGGACCAACTCATCGAGTTTTTTTCGAACCATACTCCTATAGAGGACAACCTACGGAACCTCCATAGCCCGTCGATCTCTATCTGAGCCAGCTCGTCGAGTTTTTCTTCGAGCCATACTCCTGTGGAGGATAACTTACGGGACCTCTGTAGCCCATTGAGTTATCTCCAGATCCTCTAGCCCATCTATCTCTATTCGAACCAGCTTGTCGAGTTTCTCTCCAAACCGTACTCTTGTGGAGGACAACCTACGAGACCTCCATAGCCCATCGAGTTATCTTTAGATCCTCTAGCCTGTCGATCTCTTTCTGGATCagctcatcgagtttttctcTGAACCGTACTCCTGCAGAAGATAACTTATGGAACCTCCACAGCCCGTCAACTAATCTCTGGGTCCTTTAGCCCATCATCTCTATCCAGACTAGCTCATCGAGTTTCTCTCTGAGCCGTACTCTTATGGAGGACAACCTATGGGACCTCTGTAGCCCGTCGAATTATCTCTGGCTCCTCCAGTCCGTCGATCCCTATTCGGACCAGCTTGTCAAGTTTTCCTCCGAGCCATACTCCTGTGGAGGACAACCTACGAGACCTCCGCAGTCCGTCGAGTTATCTCCGGATCTTCCAATCTGTCGATCTTCATCTAGACTAGCTTTTGATCAGCTAAAAATGAGCAGAGCAACAATGCCTCTCATCCCAAGATGGGTAGAGCAAAAATGCTGCCTGTGTGAAAAG
Above is a genomic segment from Elaeis guineensis isolate ETL-2024a chromosome 1, EG11, whole genome shotgun sequence containing:
- the LOC105061234 gene encoding uncharacterized protein isoform X2, whose protein sequence is MAPGAGTPSPWRSRPGAPSPTSSPHKTAASATGTSNAASPSPPGLTVAPMPRAMTRRRRKSPGWRSSGSSAWPSSGGRSNDTIFRSCKEMHPSSSFYFWHFLGSLELKVKKLKEEQERSLRETVAGEREEDPKDDDTKVGGSPGSTPGSFAGDRISGGDSGGSCNESNSTNPKDEGKPGGEDGKPEENPGSGGGEADPTAGRGEKAAGEGSYNGSSDTIAKGEAATEADLPRPQTGESGESVAESKGGVAEAEGEKESSDVQSSASLSRRRKGWRGKAASASSSGGDEQEADEDSLIAKRIATESQPLVSFLEIIRCHEFGSVFERRLESQESGRYRSVIRQHVDLAMVRAKLERGVGRAYTSVEFFRDLLLLCNNAIVFYPKDSSESTAAVHLRQLVAKEMAATIQKLARPPPAAVEPAPPPLPPPPQPKPIVPKLKKDLDLADSLPEKPSSSAPIIACRKRSSISNKAKKEERDEKHDLDRKEREREEQNLSAKKSHTRERSATRGLRTNKNRSGNRAGGEGGAAVGKSTNTTPSHKSKPVESTPVAEVAVKAEKKSGGASVEKKRSSASFLNRIKRSSPSSNGTFLETLKGSSSEGGGRGAEQKKGGKGDRKDQGSRQEGGATYAKKTPEPSAPGKRSVGRPPKRVVAQPNPTLAKRAREEAEAAPAKPPTASSRKRARK
- the LOC105061234 gene encoding uncharacterized protein isoform X1 produces the protein MARSGDQEREIWGTWEELLLACAVNRHGTRSWDSVAMEVQARSPFSHLLTPQNCRQRYRDLQRRFAVAAGIDGGADAAGNDSAAAEVPWLEELRKLRVAELRREVERYDLSIVSLELKVKKLKEEQERSLRETVAGEREEDPKDDDTKVGGSPGSTPGSFAGDRISGGDSGGSCNESNSTNPKDEGKPGGEDGKPEENPGSGGGEADPTAGRGEKAAGEGSYNGSSDTIAKGEAATEADLPRPQTGESGESVAESKGGVAEAEGEKESSDVQSSASLSRRRKGWRGKAASASSSGGDEQEADEDSLIAKRIATESQPLVSFLEIIRCHEFGSVFERRLESQESGRYRSVIRQHVDLAMVRAKLERGVGRAYTSVEFFRDLLLLCNNAIVFYPKDSSESTAAVHLRQLVAKEMAATIQKLARPPPAAVEPAPPPLPPPPQPKPIVPKLKKDLDLADSLPEKPSSSAPIIACRKRSSISNKAKKEERDEKHDLDRKEREREEQNLSAKKSHTRERSATRGLRTNKNRSGNRAGGEGGAAVGKSTNTTPSHKSKPVESTPVAEVAVKAEKKSGGASVEKKRSSASFLNRIKRSSPSSNGTFLETLKGSSSEGGGRGAEQKKGGKGDRKDQGSRQEGGATYAKKTPEPSAPGKRSVGRPPKRVVAQPNPTLAKRAREEAEAAPAKPPTASSRKRARK